The stretch of DNA TGGATCTCGTTCCCAATGATGAATGCTTTAGTTTAATATGTTGCTGTCCAGCGGTTCTGAATTTGTGATGCACCCGACTGTCCACATTCTTCTGTGCAACAGAATTTTAatttgaaaagtgtgtgtgtactaggctaTTTAATGTACATGACCAGCTTGTCTTCAGTCCATTTTAAAATGGGATAGATGGGCTATGGTATAtgttgaatgtgatagtctgcctaaaaccagcctgagtaggcctatgACTCCATTTCTATTCTACTCAGAGAGTTTAGAGAAATTAATAGAATTAGAAATgagctattatcaggctggttaacGTGATgaacagtggcaagaaaaagtatgtgaaccctttggaatgacctggATTACTGCATAAATTTGACCaattttgatctgatcttcatctaaaagtcacaacagacaaacagcgTGCTTAAACTaacacaaattgtatttttcttgtctatattgaatacatcatttaaacattcacagtgtaggttggaaaaagtatgtgaacccctaggctaatgacttctccaaagctAATTGAAGTCAGGAGTCAATtaacctggagtcgaatcaatgagacgagattggacaTTTTGGTTAGgagctgccctgccccataaaaaacactcacaaaattagagtttgctattcacaagaagcattgcctgatgtgaaccatgcctcgaacaaaagagatctcagatctaagattaagaattgttgacttgcataaagctggaaggGGTTACAcagtatctctaaaagtcagtccacggtaagacaaattgtctaaaaATGGAGacatttcagcactgttgctactctccctaggactggccgtcctgcaaagacgactgcaagagcacagcgcagaatgctcaatgaggttaaaaagaatcctagagtgttagctaaagacttacagaaatctcggGAAagtgctaacatctctgttgatgagtctacaatacgtaaaacacaaaacaagaatggtgttcatgggaggacaccacggaagaagccactgctgtccaaaaaaaacattgctgcacgtctgaagttcacaaaagagcacctggatgttccacagcgcgactggcaaaatattctgtggacagatgatactaaagttgagttgtttggaaggaacacacaacactgtgtggagaaaaaaaggcacagcacaccaacatcaaaacctcatcccaactgtaaagtatggtggagggagcatcatggtttggggctgcgtTGCTGCATCAGGgactggacagcttgctatcatcaacggaaatgttttattcccaagtttatcaagacatttgcaggagaatgtaaggctatctgtccgccaattgaagctcaacggAAGTAAGGCGATGCAACAGGACAGCAACCAAAAAGAcataagtaaatcaacaacagaatgccttaaacagaagaaaatacatcttctggagtggcccagtcaatcctgacctcaacccgattgagatgctgtggcatgacctcaagagagcggttcacaccagacatcccaagaatattgtggaactgaaacagtttggAAAGAGGAAtgatccaaaattcctcctgaccgttgtgcaggtctgatccgcaactacagaaaacgtttggttgaggttattgctgccagaggatcaacctgttattaaatccaagggttcagatacttttcccaacctgcactgtgaatgtttacacagtgtgttcaataaagacatgaaaaatattcattgtgtgttattagtttaagcagactgtgtttgtctattgttgtgacttagacaaGGATCAGaccaaattttatgaccaatttatgcagaaatccaggtcattcTAAAGGGTTCGCATACTTTTTCTTCCGACTGTATGTCTGTTgaatctgaaaaaaaaaaaatcctcccaCACTCAGCCCCGCTCCACATTCTCACCCAGTCAGGATCCGCTACTACGTCGCAGCAGTGACATAAtgcatactttttactaaatGGCACGTGCTAAATAGTATGAGACGATGAGTAGCCTacatagtatgcagtttaagtatggaGTACGCTAGTATTGGTATTCTTACACGGCCAATGACtaacaaggagttggcatgatggcaCTAACAGACTGGGACCCAGGCTAGTAGGATTCCAAGGTGGGTCTGATTAGGGCCAGAATGTAATGTAAATCTGTACCTTGTGCTTTGAGAATGGCCGCTTTGCCTCTTCCTGCTCCAGCTCCCTGGTTCTTGTTCTTCATACTCTTTAGCAAGGGTGCGTTCTTCAGCATGTCAGGGAGAATGAGGAATCGGATCTTGCTGCCTCGGATGTACACCTGCTCCAGCTGGGCTACACGGCCGTCTCTGTGGGTCACTGTGATGTTGGCCATCTGGAGGAGGCAGAATGTGTAATAAGAAATACATCACATCTAGATAAGGAAGGGAGAAGGTAGGTTGTGGAGGACAACTTTATGTGTAGCTGAGCAACCCTCAACTCCTTTCTCTTATATGGAGGTGGAGTTGAGTTTTGATGACTGGTCGCGGgatttgctagcaacaacattgagtcaccatcagtcgattcttgtaaaaatgtcaattctGAAAACgtttctcgtttttcaagcgaaggtcttttaagggagtatgcgagcacgcTCATTCGGTTAGCCGAGCTCGGCTAGGCGTACTTAAGCATGCTGACACCTGAATATGGGtaggggttacggttagggttagggtagggacaTCATGGTACCCGGATAGCAGACCAATTGAATCTCAGCTTACCTAATATGTAGTATGAGCAACGAGGGGGAAAAAAGTTGGTGGTTGTATTCGCTAAAAGATTTTATAGCAGTATGAATTTCAGCCTCCGGTGGAAGCGCCGCAGTTGTACAGGACAAACATAGCGTTTtcagaattacattttttacaagaatcgactgatggtgactcaatgttgttgctagcaaatcCCGTGACCAGTCATCAAAATACAACTCCGCCTTGATATAAGGGAACAGAGTTGAGGGTTCCTCAGCTACTTTATGGGGGACTCAGGGATCACAGAGGCTGATTTGCTATTCTTTATTttactgatgtagctggcaaggtaactgccgTTTTACTTtacagaaaaaaaagtattttattcccagtgctgagttagtagtgtaactgacatgtaacgtaAGCTAATGCATTACATGTTTCGACCACTCGACTGAAGTTCTGTCTGAAGtgaatgaactagctagctaccacagccagttcagctctagaCTAGCTATCaatttgatgaaataattaagacacataAATGACTAGAGGAAGTCTGaccacaattgatttgattgtgccgccTGGCTCAGACTTGCCGTGCTGTGTTAAAAAGACAGGCTGGTTTACcaaaatccctaatttgtttaggaaaaacattccctattccctcaacatTTGCTCTCTGTATGGGACACATATGCTTCACATGCACCTGACCAATCGGGCCTAacctatagcatatcattacacgtaacagcaaaatggatggcgaggacgtgacaaataaacttgaaacagggaaatgtttactggttgctcaggaggtaaaggggaagtcagatgtttGTTTGTTAGATTACAATCATTTTTAAGACTGTTTGGAATAATTTATAAGCATACCAAGAGAGTCTGTTGTAATGCTTTTTTggttgtaaagcctttattacagcaaagacaaAAAACAGTCGCATTCATTCATGAATGCAAATTCAGAAACAGAAAAGTCTAGGTCTATTTATTGTTTACGTTAAGTATTTAATGGTCGCTTtttaaactaaaatgcttgattacATTTCACATCATGAATgacttgtatgctgtgtgatgacgaaTAAacgattgattgatacagtatcctatttaaatcaaatcaaattatttatatagcccttcgtacatcagctgatatctcaaagtgctatacagaaaccctgcctaaaaccccaaacagcaagcaatgcaggtgaagaagcacggtggctaggaaaaactccctagaaaggccaaaacctagaaataaacctagagaggaaccaggctatgaggggtggccagtcctcttctggctgtgccgggtggagattataacagaacatggccaagatgttcaaatgttcataaatgaccagcatggtcaaataataataatcacagtgtcacgttcctgacctgttttctgttgttttgtatgtgtgtgatggtcagggcgtgagttttgggtgggcagtctatgttttccgtttctatgttggttttgggttgcctggtatggctcttaattagaggcaggtgttttgcgttttcctctaattgagagtcatattaaggtaggttgttctcactgtttgtttgtgggtgattgtcgctgtgtctgtgtattttgcaccacacggtactgtctcgtctcgttcgttcggtcgttcctgtttatgtgttcctcgtttcatgtaagttcatagtttaggtctgtctagttcgttttgttattttgttaatcattcagtgtatttcgtttcgtgtttttccgtcttgtcaaataaacattatgtattcatcacccgctgcgccttggtctactcactcaccgagggACGGCCGTTACACACAGTAGTTGTCgtgggtgcagcaagtcagcacctcaggagtaaatgtcagttggcttttcatagccaatcattaagagtatctctaccgctcctgcggtctctagagagttgaaaacagcaggtctgggacaggtagcacatccggtgaacaggtcagggttccatagccgcaggctaTAAGTGTTAAcatataggcctaagtaagttacggtattaagactaaacagggtgcgctcttaggcctacatctcgatggtggttatacaaggctgctatactaagcctactaatgataatgacattacctattattataatgatgatcataataataacaagAAGGATAAAGGAgggttattattataaatattatttttatgacAATTTGGAAGAGTGTAAGCAACActatatgaattacaaataatAACAGGCTGGTCTAAcgaaaaaaaagtgtaaagcctttattacagcatagcaaagattaaaaaaagaggaatttgtgaaattgttgcatgaggcttggtgctcacggaatcatcaaccaaaacactcaaacaggcaacagaagcaggatcactattaaaaggacaccaataagaagagacttgcttgggccaagaaacacgagcaatggacattagaccagtggaaatctgtccttcggtcggatgagtccaaatttgaaattttcggttccaaccgtcgtgtcgttgtgagacacagagtaggtgagcggatgatctccgcatgtgtggttcccaaaaatcaaatcaaattttattggtcacatacacatgttaaccagatgttattacgggtgtagcgaaatactacagtgcagtaatatctaacaagtaatatctaacagtttcacaacatatacccaaaatacacgtacatctaagtaaggaatggattaagaatatatatacatatgtcagagcggcattggactaagatacagtggcatataGAGTacatttaatacagttgaagtctgaagtttacatacatttaggttggagtcattaaaacttggtttttcaaccactccacaaatttcctgttaacaaactatagctttggcaagtcggttaggaagtaatttttccattttcttttttacagacagattatttcactgtatcacaactccagggGGTCAGacgtgtacatacactaagttgactgtgcctttaaacagcttggaaaattccagaaattgatgtcatggctttagaagtttctgttAGGCTAATATACATCatcagagtcaattggaggtgtacctgtggatgtaccttcaaactcagtgcctatttgcttgacatcatgggaaaatcaaaagaaatcagccaagacctcagaaaaacaattgtagacctccacaagtctggttcatccttggcgagcaatttccaaaatgcctgaaggtaccacgttcatctgtaccaacaatagtaagcaagtataaacaccatgggaccacacagccgtcataccgctcaggaggagacgtgttctgtctcctagagataatgtactttggtgccaaaagtgctaatcaatcccagaacaacagcaaaggaccttgaagatgctggaggaaacaggtacaaaactatctatatccacagtaaaacgagtcctatatcgacataacctgaaaggccgctcagcaaggaagaagccactgctccaaaaccaccttaaaaaagccagactacggtttgcaactgcacaaggggacaaagatcgtactttttggagaaatgtcctctagtctgatgaaacaaaaatagaacggtctggccataattaccatcgttatgtttggagggaaaaggggacgcttgcaagccgaagaacaccatcccaaccgtgaagcacgggggtggcagcgtcatgttgtgggggtgctttgctgcaggagggactggtgcacttcacaaaatagatggcatcatgaggcaggaaaattatgttgatatatgtagcaatatctcaagacatcagtcaggaagttaaagcttggttgcaaatgggtcttccaaatggacaatgaccccaagcatacttccaaagttgtggcaaaatggcttaaggacaacaaagtcaaggtattggagtggccattagaaagccctgatctcaatcccatagaaaatgtgtgggcagaactgaaaaagtgtgtgcgagcaaggaggcctacaaacctgactcagttacaccagctctgtcaggagaatgggccaaaatttacccaacttgatgtgggaagcttgtggaaggctaccataaacatttcacccaagtttaaattgttaaggcaatgctaccaaatactaattgagtgtatgtaaacttctgacccactgggaatgtgatgaaagaagtacaagctgaaataaatcactctactattattctgacatttcacattcttaaaattaagtggtgatcctaactgaccaaagacagagaatctttactaggattaaatgtgaggaattgtgaaaaactgagtttaaatgtatttggctaaggtgtatgtaaacttctgacttcaactgtacaatgaGATGGGTGAAGCAATATTTATTACAATTAAATGTGACTAAGAGTTACACAtcattgagatgagtaatgctagatacggaacattattaaagtggctagtgatccatttctaaaagtggccagtgattcctaatctatgtctatagggagccccctctgatgtgctagtgatggctgataaacagtctgatggccttgagatagaagctgtttttcagcctctcggttccagctttgatgcacctgtactgaccttgccttctggatgatagcagggtgaacaggcagtggctcgggtggttgatgtccttgatgatctttttggccttcctgtgacatcgtgtgctgtaggtgtccaggagtgTTAGAAGTTTGCCCccagtaatgcgttgggcagaccgcaccaccctctggaaagctttgcggttgtgggtggtggagttgccgtaccaggctgtgatacagcccaacaggatgctctcaattgtgcatctgtaaaagttggtgAGGGTTTTAgatgttaagccaaatttctttagcctcctgaggttgaagaggcgctgttgagccttcttcCCCACAGTCTGCGTGGGTATACCACTGcagttgtcagtgatgtgtacgccgaggaacttgaagctttccgccttctccactgcggccccatcgatgtggataggaaggtgatccctctgctgtttcctgaagtccaagatcaccttagttttgttgacgttgagtaagaggttattttcctggcaccacactcccagagcctccctgtaggctgtctcatcgttgttggtaatcaagcctactactcgtgtcgtctgcaaacttgatgattgagttggagtcatgcttggccactcagtcatgggtgaacagggagtacaggagggggctgagcacgcacccttgtggggccccagtgttgaggatcaacgaagAGGTAttgtttcctacattcaccacctgggggcgacccgtcgggaagtccaggacccagttgcacagggcgttgttcagacccagggcctcaagattgatgatgagcttggagggcactatggtgttgaatgctgagctatagtcaatgaacagcattcttacataggtatgcctcttgtccagatgggacagggcagtgtggtggcgattgcatcgtctgtggatctattgggggcggtgagcaaattgaagtgggtctagggtggcaggtaaggtggaggtgatatgatcctcgactagtctctcaaagcacttcatgatgatagatgtgagtgctacggggcgatagtcatttagttcaattacctttgctttcttaggtacagggacaatggtggccatcttgaagcatgtagggacaacagactgggatagggtgaGATTGAATagatctgtaaacacaccagccagctggtctgtgcatgctctggcagccttgcgagggttaaaacgcttaaatgtcttactcacgtcggccacagagaaggagagcccacagtccttgatagcgggccgtgtcggtggcacag from Salvelinus sp. IW2-2015 linkage group LG33, ASM291031v2, whole genome shotgun sequence encodes:
- the LOC111958200 gene encoding small nuclear ribonucleoprotein Sm D3-like; its protein translation is MSIGVPIKVLHEAEGHIVNCETNTGEVYRRKLIEAKDNMNCQMANITVTHRDGRVAQLEQVYIRGSKIRFLILPDMLKNAPLLKSMKNKNQGAGAGRGKAAILKAQVASRGQGRGGMGRGHIFQKRR